In Geobacillus kaustophilus, a genomic segment contains:
- a CDS encoding TRAP transporter substrate-binding protein, producing MKKMLVLLLACLFVIAGCSSKSEPQGGGAAKKVEPKVMKMAVATSKDRSLTKGLYKFAEIVEKETNGSIKVEVYPDGQLGGDVAVFEALKMGTIQGSTMSTGPIASFAPRIGVLDLPFLFKDRETAYKLLDGKIGQDLLNDLPSVGVIGLNYWENGFRHLTNNKREVKSVDDIKGLKIRTLENDLHIDLWKELGATPVPMAFTELFTALEQHVVDGQENPVGNVAINKFYEVQKYLTKTGHVYNASPLLISKKFWDTLTDKEKDIIKKAAEEARDYQRKLNQEEDEKMFDYLKQQGMVITELSPEERQKFVEKVQPIYQKYAPKFGQDLVNELVNAGK from the coding sequence ATCGAAATCTGAACCGCAAGGGGGCGGAGCGGCGAAGAAGGTCGAACCGAAAGTGATGAAAATGGCCGTTGCGACATCGAAGGATCGTTCGCTGACGAAAGGATTGTACAAATTCGCGGAAATCGTGGAAAAAGAAACAAACGGCTCGATCAAAGTGGAAGTGTATCCGGATGGACAGCTCGGGGGAGACGTAGCCGTGTTTGAAGCGCTGAAGATGGGTACGATTCAAGGATCGACGATGTCGACCGGTCCGATCGCTTCATTCGCTCCGCGCATCGGGGTGCTAGACTTGCCATTTTTATTCAAAGACCGGGAAACCGCTTACAAATTGCTGGATGGGAAAATCGGCCAAGACTTGCTCAACGATTTGCCGTCTGTCGGCGTGATCGGCTTGAACTATTGGGAAAACGGCTTCCGCCATTTGACGAACAATAAGCGGGAAGTCAAAAGCGTGGATGACATTAAAGGGTTGAAAATTCGGACGTTGGAAAATGACCTTCATATTGACTTGTGGAAAGAGTTAGGAGCCACTCCGGTACCGATGGCCTTTACCGAGCTGTTCACCGCTTTAGAACAACACGTTGTAGACGGCCAGGAAAACCCTGTCGGGAATGTCGCAATCAATAAGTTTTACGAAGTGCAAAAATATTTGACGAAAACCGGCCACGTCTACAACGCAAGTCCGTTGCTCATCAGCAAAAAGTTTTGGGACACGTTGACGGACAAGGAAAAAGACATCATCAAAAAAGCCGCGGAAGAAGCGAGAGACTATCAGCGCAAGCTCAACCAAGAAGAAGATGAGAAAATGTTCGACTATTTGAAACAGCAAGGCATGGTCATTACCGAACTCTCTCCGGAGGAGAGGCAAAAATTTGTCGAAAAAGTGCAGCCCATCTATCAAAAATACGCGCCGAAATTCGGCCAAGATCTCGTGAACGAATTGGTTAACGCAGGAAAATAA
- a CDS encoding TRAP transporter small permease encodes MKRIGAVLEKALNALMAFCLAFMSILVFGNVVLRYVFNSGITWSEEMSRFLFIWMSFLGAVGALKDHDHLGFDTLVRKLPTGAKRVVFVISNAIVLYVLYLLLDGSWKMTMSGLESKAPATGLPMAFIYGTGLVVSIGMGLIILYHLYQALFRPGAIEELTRMKESEEEIMTAAPVEHEAAEWAHGRTQGAAGGER; translated from the coding sequence ATGAAAAGGATCGGAGCCGTACTGGAGAAGGCGCTGAACGCCTTAATGGCGTTCTGCCTCGCGTTTATGTCCATTCTTGTATTCGGCAACGTCGTGCTCCGCTACGTATTTAACTCCGGCATCACGTGGTCGGAAGAAATGTCGCGCTTTCTGTTCATTTGGATGTCGTTTTTAGGCGCGGTCGGTGCTTTGAAAGACCATGACCATCTAGGCTTCGATACATTGGTGCGGAAGCTGCCGACCGGCGCCAAGCGCGTCGTGTTTGTCATCAGCAATGCGATCGTGCTGTATGTTCTCTATTTGCTTTTGGATGGAAGCTGGAAGATGACAATGAGCGGATTGGAAAGCAAAGCCCCGGCCACCGGGCTGCCGATGGCGTTCATTTATGGGACCGGGCTTGTCGTGAGCATCGGCATGGGCCTCATTATTTTGTACCATTTGTATCAGGCGCTGTTTCGCCCCGGGGCGATTGAGGAGCTGACGAGAATGAAAGAATCGGAAGAAGAAATCATGACGGCCGCTCCCGTCGAGCACGAAGCGGCAGAATGGGCGCACGGGCGAACGCAAGGCGCCGCTGGAGGTGAGCGGTAA
- a CDS encoding TRAP transporter large permease subunit — MALVVFIGSLLGVMALGMPIAFALLVSGVALMFYLDIFDTQIIAQNLISGADSFPLMAIPFFMLAGELMNAGGISKRIIRFAMALVGHIRGGLGYVAIIASVLFAGLSGSAVADTAALGAILIPMMVKAGYNRNRSAGLIAAGGIIAPIIPPSIPMIIFGVTSGVSITKLFMAGIVPGILLGISLAICWWWVTRRDQVEVLPRQSAKEIWRATREAFWALLLPVIIVGGLRGGVFTPTEAAVVAAFYALFVGLCIYRELKLKDLFHVLVAAAKTTSVVMFLVAAAMVSAWLITVANIPSIVTDVLAPLIDHPLALLLAINALVLLVGTAMDLTPTVLILTPVLMPIIEKAGIDPVYFGVLFILNNCIGLLTPPVGTVLNVACGVAKINMEDIMKGVWPFLLVETLLLLLLIFFPSLVTVPLGWFTGH; from the coding sequence ATGGCGTTGGTCGTTTTTATCGGGTCGCTGTTAGGGGTCATGGCGCTCGGGATGCCGATCGCGTTTGCGCTCTTGGTCAGCGGCGTCGCCTTGATGTTTTATTTGGACATTTTTGATACGCAAATCATCGCGCAAAACTTGATCAGCGGCGCAGACAGCTTTCCGCTGATGGCGATTCCGTTCTTTATGCTCGCCGGGGAGCTCATGAACGCCGGGGGCATTTCGAAGCGGATCATCCGCTTTGCGATGGCGCTTGTCGGCCATATCCGCGGCGGGCTCGGGTATGTGGCGATCATCGCGAGCGTGTTGTTCGCCGGGTTGTCGGGGTCGGCGGTGGCCGATACAGCGGCGCTTGGGGCGATTCTCATCCCGATGATGGTCAAAGCTGGGTACAACCGCAACCGGTCAGCCGGCCTCATCGCTGCCGGCGGCATCATCGCCCCGATCATCCCGCCGAGCATTCCGATGATCATTTTCGGGGTCACAAGCGGCGTGTCGATCACGAAGCTGTTTATGGCCGGCATTGTTCCCGGGATTTTGCTTGGCATTTCACTGGCCATCTGCTGGTGGTGGGTGACCCGAAGAGATCAAGTGGAAGTGCTTCCACGTCAGTCGGCGAAAGAGATTTGGCGGGCGACCCGCGAGGCGTTTTGGGCGCTGCTGCTGCCGGTGATCATTGTCGGCGGGCTGCGCGGAGGGGTGTTTACGCCGACCGAGGCGGCGGTCGTGGCCGCGTTTTACGCGTTGTTTGTCGGTCTATGCATTTACCGCGAGCTGAAATTGAAAGACTTGTTCCACGTGCTCGTGGCCGCGGCGAAAACGACAAGCGTCGTCATGTTTTTGGTGGCCGCCGCCATGGTGTCGGCCTGGCTCATTACAGTCGCCAACATTCCGTCGATCGTGACAGATGTGCTCGCGCCGCTCATCGACCATCCGCTGGCGCTGCTTTTGGCCATTAACGCCTTGGTGCTGTTGGTCGGAACGGCGATGGACTTGACGCCGACAGTGCTCATTTTGACGCCGGTGCTGATGCCGATTATTGAAAAAGCGGGAATCGATCCGGTGTACTTCGGGGTATTGTTTATTTTAAACAACTGCATTGGGCTGCTCACGCCGCCGGTTGGCACGGTGCTGAACGTCGCCTGCGGGGTGGCGAAAATCAACATGGAGGACATCATGAAAGGAGTTTGGCCGTTTTTGCTGGTGGAGACGCTTCTGTTGCTTCTGTTGATTTTCTTCCCGTCCCTTGTGACTGTGCCGCTTGGGTGGTTTACGGGGCATTAA
- a CDS encoding MFS transporter, whose amino-acid sequence MKHKRRWAMAFLIALGVIINYFDRINMSVGIQPLSEEFGLTPGQLGILLSAFAWSYAILQIPAGVILDKIGVKWVTRIGTIIWAVACFLTAIASGQGLVMLSRVLLGIGEAPYFPSAAKAVGQWFPRHERATAISLYDAQSKLSNAIGTPIIAWIITERGWRAGFYVTAVLSLIYAIIFWATYRDPHEDKKLSKEEYDYIVQGGAQKSDETSGNVWETIRYLLTKKKVWATLIGFAAYGYSWFLFLTWLPGYLATEMHMSVLKSGWYASIPWIVGTISEIAIGGWLVDRLINKGGHSTRVRKTFLVIGMLLGLSVIGAAFTTNPNIAILCISIALGGLVITSSIAYSIPTFIAPPGTVGTLTGLLTFGNNSMAIVAPIVTGFIVQATGSFMYAFLVAAFILLAGIFSYLFLLTDLEPIEPMARPDTTQNASIGHIKVR is encoded by the coding sequence ATGAAGCACAAACGACGTTGGGCGATGGCGTTTTTGATCGCGTTAGGCGTCATCATCAACTATTTCGACCGCATCAACATGTCCGTCGGCATCCAGCCGCTTTCCGAAGAATTCGGCCTCACGCCCGGGCAGCTCGGCATTTTGTTGTCTGCGTTTGCCTGGTCTTATGCCATTTTGCAAATCCCGGCCGGCGTCATCTTGGATAAAATTGGCGTCAAATGGGTGACGCGCATCGGGACGATCATTTGGGCAGTGGCATGCTTTTTGACCGCCATCGCCAGCGGCCAAGGGCTCGTCATGTTGTCACGCGTCTTGTTGGGCATCGGGGAAGCGCCGTATTTCCCGTCAGCCGCCAAAGCAGTCGGGCAATGGTTCCCGCGCCATGAGCGGGCGACCGCGATTTCCCTTTACGACGCCCAGTCGAAGCTGTCAAACGCCATCGGCACCCCGATCATCGCGTGGATCATCACCGAAAGGGGATGGCGGGCCGGCTTCTACGTGACCGCTGTACTTAGTTTGATTTATGCCATCATTTTTTGGGCAACGTACCGCGATCCGCATGAGGACAAGAAGCTTTCGAAAGAAGAATATGACTACATTGTCCAAGGCGGAGCGCAAAAGTCGGATGAAACATCGGGAAACGTTTGGGAGACGATTCGGTATTTGCTGACGAAGAAAAAAGTGTGGGCGACATTGATCGGGTTTGCCGCCTACGGCTACTCGTGGTTTTTGTTTCTCACGTGGCTTCCCGGCTATTTGGCGACGGAAATGCACATGTCGGTGCTGAAATCAGGCTGGTACGCCTCGATTCCGTGGATCGTCGGCACGATTTCGGAGATCGCGATCGGCGGATGGCTCGTCGACCGGCTCATCAACAAAGGAGGCCATTCAACGCGCGTGCGAAAAACGTTTTTGGTCATCGGCATGCTGCTTGGGCTGTCCGTCATCGGCGCCGCTTTCACGACAAACCCGAACATCGCGATCCTTTGCATTTCAATTGCCCTTGGCGGCCTAGTCATCACATCCTCGATCGCCTACAGCATCCCGACATTTATTGCACCGCCAGGCACGGTCGGGACGTTGACCGGCCTGTTGACGTTCGGCAACAACTCGATGGCGATTGTCGCCCCGATCGTCACCGGCTTTATCGTTCAAGCGACCGGCTCGTTTATGTACGCGTTTCTCGTTGCGGCGTTCATTTTGCTCGCCGGCATTTTCAGCTATTTGTTCCTGCTGACCGATTTAGAGCCGATCGAACCGATGGCTCGGCCGGACACAACGCAAAACGCAAGCATCGGACACATAAAAGTGCGATAG
- a CDS encoding IclR family transcriptional regulator, whose amino-acid sequence MQEEKKHEAGLRTVQRAIDILYCFTLEEQELSLTEIAKKISLAKSTTTRLLATLEQNRLIVKDPETLKYRLGQGVYYLGYIAGKSMEVREIARPVMERLRDETRETVNLYVLEQDARVCIEQCEGLQALRHMVRIGERLPLWAGAGGKVLLAYQSPEVQERIFAQVPTKERLDRLTAELEAIRERGVASSVDEREVGSAAVAAPIFDIRGEVGACLSVSGPAHRFTREVMEQFKRLVKEGAQAISEKLGYRP is encoded by the coding sequence GTGCAGGAAGAAAAAAAACACGAAGCCGGCTTGCGCACGGTGCAGCGGGCCATTGACATCTTGTATTGTTTTACCCTCGAGGAACAAGAGCTATCACTCACGGAAATTGCGAAAAAGATTTCGCTCGCCAAATCGACGACGACGCGCCTGCTCGCCACGCTGGAGCAAAACCGCCTTATCGTCAAAGATCCGGAGACGTTAAAGTACCGTCTTGGACAAGGGGTGTACTATTTAGGATACATTGCCGGCAAATCGATGGAAGTGCGGGAAATCGCGCGGCCGGTGATGGAGCGGCTGCGCGACGAGACGCGGGAGACGGTGAACTTGTACGTGCTCGAACAAGACGCCCGCGTTTGCATCGAACAGTGCGAAGGGCTTCAAGCGCTGCGCCATATGGTGAGAATCGGCGAGCGGCTGCCGCTTTGGGCGGGGGCGGGGGGAAAAGTATTGTTGGCCTATCAATCGCCCGAAGTTCAAGAGCGGATTTTTGCGCAAGTGCCGACAAAGGAACGATTGGATCGTCTGACGGCGGAGCTTGAGGCGATTCGCGAGCGCGGTGTGGCATCCAGCGTCGATGAACGGGAAGTCGGCTCTGCGGCCGTTGCGGCGCCCATTTTCGACATCCGCGGGGAAGTGGGCGCCTGCTTGTCCGTCTCTGGGCCGGCGCATCGATTTACACGGGAAGTGATGGAACAATTCAAGAGGCTCGTAAAAGAAGGAGCACAAGCCATTTCCGAAAAACTAGGTTATCGACCATAA
- the aroD gene encoding type I 3-dehydroquinate dehydratase: MAIAKRAVRVRNVLIGGDEPCICAPVVGADAKQVLEETRQITEKKPHLIEWRADFFEAIRDEQEVAATSRKMRAIAGDIPILFTVRSEQEGGQPISLTEEEKIRLFETVCESGAIDLLDYELAHGPRIPIVRELTRRYGVRLVLSYHNFDHTPSKEELVAKMRQAEQCGADIAKAAVMPKTRGDVLTLLQATEEARKEVDIPLITMSMGALGAITRLAGGLFGSAITFAVGRQSSAPGQIPIEDVRTALSVIMTYGQ, encoded by the coding sequence ATGGCGATTGCAAAGCGTGCTGTCCGTGTGCGCAATGTCTTGATCGGGGGAGACGAACCGTGCATTTGCGCCCCGGTCGTCGGAGCGGACGCGAAGCAAGTGTTGGAGGAAACAAGGCAAATCACGGAGAAAAAGCCGCATCTCATTGAATGGAGGGCGGACTTTTTCGAGGCGATTCGGGACGAACAGGAAGTGGCGGCCACATCGAGAAAGATGCGGGCGATTGCCGGAGACATCCCGATTTTGTTTACGGTTCGTTCCGAACAGGAAGGCGGGCAACCGATTTCGTTGACGGAAGAGGAAAAGATTCGGTTGTTTGAAACCGTCTGTGAAAGCGGGGCGATCGATTTGCTTGATTACGAGCTTGCCCATGGGCCGCGCATCCCGATCGTCCGGGAGCTGACGCGCCGCTATGGAGTGCGCCTTGTGTTGTCTTACCACAATTTTGATCATACGCCATCGAAGGAAGAGCTTGTCGCGAAAATGCGTCAAGCGGAACAATGCGGCGCCGACATCGCGAAAGCAGCTGTGATGCCGAAAACGCGGGGGGATGTGCTCACGCTGCTGCAAGCGACGGAAGAAGCGCGAAAAGAGGTGGACATCCCGCTGATCACGATGTCGATGGGGGCATTGGGCGCCATCACCCGCCTGGCAGGCGGATTGTTCGGCTCTGCCATCACCTTTGCAGTCGGACGGCAAAGCTCGGCGCCGGGGCAAATTCCGATTGAAGACGTCCGGACCGCGTTGTCGGTCATCATGACATACGGACAATAA
- a CDS encoding CaiB/BaiF CoA transferase family protein: MARLPLEGVKVLDVSTMIAAPFGAVLLGDFGADVIKVELPGKGDTLRHVGPFKDGEPLRWPGLARNKRSLTLDLRKEEGMNIFKELVRHVDIVIENFRPGTLEKWGGGYEELKRINPKLVMIRVSGYGQTGPFREKAGFGTPATAFSGFTYLQGYPDRPPVSPSFSLTDYITGIYVAFAAVTAIYHRDVHPNGEGQMVDIGLYESVFRMMEFLVAEYDQLGKVRERSPGLSGHSSPAGTFMTKDGHWVVLVTSTDSTFERLAKAMGREDLLTDEKFCTNERRLAHHEETNGIVADWIRTKTRDELLHILDEHGVPVSPILSIKDIFEHPHYQARENIIEVAHPRLGKIKMPGIVPKFEKTPGAIRRTAPDLGEHTEEILQTMLGMSKEDIERLRENEII, translated from the coding sequence ATGGCGCGTTTGCCGCTGGAAGGCGTCAAAGTGCTCGATGTGTCGACAATGATCGCGGCGCCGTTTGGGGCGGTTTTGCTCGGTGATTTTGGCGCCGATGTCATCAAGGTGGAATTGCCAGGAAAAGGGGATACGCTCCGCCATGTCGGGCCGTTCAAGGATGGGGAGCCGCTCCGCTGGCCCGGACTGGCGCGCAATAAACGGTCGCTCACGTTGGATTTGCGCAAAGAAGAAGGAATGAATATTTTTAAAGAGCTTGTCCGCCACGTCGATATTGTCATCGAAAATTTCCGCCCCGGCACGCTCGAAAAATGGGGCGGCGGATATGAAGAACTGAAGCGGATCAATCCGAAGCTGGTGATGATTCGCGTCTCGGGCTACGGGCAAACAGGTCCGTTTCGCGAGAAAGCCGGATTCGGCACGCCGGCGACGGCGTTCAGCGGGTTTACGTATTTGCAAGGGTATCCGGACCGTCCGCCGGTCAGCCCGTCGTTCTCCTTGACGGACTACATTACCGGCATTTATGTGGCGTTTGCGGCGGTGACGGCCATTTACCACCGCGATGTCCATCCGAACGGCGAAGGGCAGATGGTCGATATCGGCCTTTACGAATCGGTGTTCCGCATGATGGAGTTTTTGGTGGCGGAATATGACCAATTGGGCAAAGTGCGCGAGCGGTCGCCGGGATTGTCCGGCCATTCGAGCCCGGCGGGCACGTTTATGACGAAAGACGGGCATTGGGTCGTGCTTGTCACCAGCACCGATTCCACATTCGAGCGGCTGGCGAAGGCGATGGGGCGGGAAGATCTGTTGACGGATGAGAAATTTTGCACAAACGAACGGCGGCTCGCCCATCATGAAGAGACAAACGGCATCGTCGCCGACTGGATCCGCACGAAGACGCGCGATGAATTGCTTCACATTTTGGATGAGCATGGCGTGCCGGTCAGCCCGATTTTGAGCATTAAAGATATTTTTGAGCATCCGCATTACCAAGCAAGGGAAAACATCATCGAAGTCGCCCATCCGCGCCTTGGCAAAATTAAAATGCCCGGCATTGTGCCGAAATTCGAAAAAACACCAGGCGCCATCCGCCGCACTGCTCCGGATTTAGGCGAGCATACCGAAGAGATTTTGCAAACGATGCTTGGCATGTCCAAGGAAGACATTGAGCGGCTGCGAGAAAACGAGATCATATGA
- a CDS encoding LacI family DNA-binding transcriptional regulator yields MSDKKRSRVTLEQVAKHAGVSRATASLVVRGSPNISKETRKKVLQAMKELGYVYDRVAANLRSQRSSTVGLIITELDNPFFSELLVGVHEALDQEGYTVILGTTFDRPEKQDALLSTMLEHRVGGVIMSPVPGCSAEMLEQLRQWDIPVVLFARDELPAGQFDYIGIDNMAGGRMAVEHLLEGGHRRIAFIGGSPQSSVWKARRSGYSEALRAAGIEMDDTLLVPSATTRQGGRMAVKRLLQHPNPPTALFCYNDVVAFGAMLGLKEEGIVPGRDIAVVGFDNIQESALFQPPLTTVAAFPEKIGAYAAKQLHERMRGDASAPKRTILQPELVIRQSSGKREEKR; encoded by the coding sequence GTGTCAGATAAAAAGCGTTCCCGCGTGACGCTCGAACAAGTCGCCAAACACGCCGGCGTGTCGCGGGCGACCGCCTCGCTTGTCGTCCGTGGGAGTCCGAATATTTCGAAAGAAACGCGAAAAAAAGTGCTCCAAGCGATGAAAGAGCTTGGCTACGTCTATGACCGCGTGGCGGCCAATTTGCGTTCGCAGCGTTCGTCGACAGTTGGTCTTATTATCACCGAACTTGACAACCCGTTTTTTTCCGAATTGCTCGTTGGCGTCCATGAGGCGCTCGATCAGGAAGGATATACGGTCATTTTAGGCACGACGTTTGACCGGCCGGAAAAACAAGACGCCTTATTGTCGACGATGCTGGAGCATCGGGTGGGCGGTGTGATCATGAGCCCGGTTCCCGGATGTTCGGCAGAGATGCTCGAGCAGCTGCGGCAGTGGGATATTCCTGTTGTATTGTTTGCCCGTGATGAACTTCCGGCCGGACAGTTTGATTATATTGGGATCGATAATATGGCCGGCGGGCGGATGGCGGTCGAGCATTTGCTCGAAGGCGGCCATCGGCGCATCGCCTTTATCGGTGGGTCTCCGCAATCGTCCGTATGGAAAGCGCGCCGGTCGGGGTACAGTGAAGCGTTGCGTGCGGCGGGCATCGAGATGGATGACACGCTGCTTGTGCCATCGGCGACGACAAGGCAAGGCGGGCGGATGGCGGTCAAACGCCTGTTGCAGCACCCGAACCCGCCGACAGCGCTCTTTTGTTACAACGATGTCGTCGCGTTTGGGGCGATGCTTGGCTTAAAAGAGGAAGGGATCGTTCCAGGGCGCGACATCGCGGTCGTCGGGTTTGACAACATTCAAGAATCGGCGCTGTTTCAGCCGCCGCTCACAACTGTCGCCGCATTTCCTGAGAAGATCGGCGCCTATGCGGCCAAGCAGCTGCATGAACGCATGAGAGGGGATGCGAGTGCACCGAAACGGACGATTTTGCAGCCGGAGCTTGTCATTCGCCAGTCTTCTGGGAAGAGAGAGGAAAAGAGGTGA
- a CDS encoding shikimate kinase — MERQTVIPLRERNIILIGFMGAGKTTIGQLVAKKLYRDFIDVDAEIERRHGMSIPEMFAQKGEAYFRQVERELIVNLCTNTRLKIISLGGGAYLQEDVRRACLAHGIVFFLDLSWEHWKEERLPLIVDSRPVLKNKTLEEVEQLFFQRQSAYALHHSRVDINELEAEQAANQMVESIKWTWDVYEPNR; from the coding sequence GTGGAGAGGCAGACGGTCATCCCGCTTCGCGAGCGGAACATTATTTTGATCGGCTTTATGGGAGCGGGGAAAACAACGATCGGGCAGCTGGTCGCGAAGAAGCTGTACCGCGACTTCATCGATGTCGACGCGGAAATCGAGCGGCGGCACGGGATGTCGATTCCGGAGATGTTCGCGCAAAAAGGGGAAGCGTACTTTCGACAGGTCGAGCGGGAACTGATCGTCAATTTATGCACAAATACAAGGTTGAAAATCATTTCGCTTGGCGGCGGCGCGTATTTGCAGGAAGACGTGCGGCGCGCCTGCCTAGCTCACGGCATCGTCTTTTTCCTAGACTTGTCGTGGGAGCATTGGAAAGAAGAGCGGCTGCCGCTCATTGTCGACAGCCGGCCAGTGTTGAAAAACAAAACGTTGGAAGAAGTGGAGCAGCTGTTTTTCCAGCGGCAGTCCGCTTACGCTCTCCATCACTCCCGTGTCGACATCAATGAACTTGAGGCGGAACAGGCGGCGAACCAAATGGTTGAGTCAATCAAATGGACATGGGACGTCTATGAGCCGAACCGGTAA
- a CDS encoding IS1182 family transposase, producing MLQRYQEDRRHIETTVKIDDLVPEDHLVRKLEKAIDFSFIYDMVKDLYSPNHGRPSLDPVVLFKMYLIRYIFGIRSMRETVEQIRTNVAYRWFLGLSLHDPVPHHSTPSKNYTRRFAGTDVFQKIFSRILEEAFQHGLVDPSVVFVDSTHVKASANKRKFTTEMAEVEAKAYQDELEKEIERDRIAHGKSPLPPENDKKKREIKVSKTDPDSGMFVKNERERVFAYSYHTACDRHGWILHTYVTAANVHDSQAFFELFERVKQEIKGCPTDVCIDAGYKTPAIAKYLLEQEIHPIWPYTRPKTKDGFFRKSEFAYDEHFDCYLCPNHQVLSYSTTNREGYREYKSDPSICQGCPSLQKCTASKNHTKVVTRHVWQEYYEEAEHLRYVPEHRELYELRKQTIERNFADLKEKHGLRWTNYRGLERNQMQAMLVCAAMNLKKLANYLWRKGLSFLYVFEYASILVRSSRKTTLKMEQNGYKTTVL from the coding sequence ATGCTTCAACGTTACCAAGAAGATCGGAGACATATCGAAACAACGGTAAAAATTGATGATCTTGTTCCTGAAGACCACCTTGTTCGTAAACTAGAAAAAGCCATTGACTTCTCCTTTATCTACGATATGGTCAAGGATTTGTATTCTCCTAACCATGGACGACCAAGTCTTGATCCCGTTGTGCTGTTCAAAATGTATTTGATTCGTTACATCTTTGGGATTCGTTCGATGCGTGAAACCGTAGAACAGATTCGAACAAATGTGGCTTATCGTTGGTTTTTGGGATTGAGTCTGCATGATCCTGTGCCCCATCATTCGACACCAAGTAAAAACTACACGCGACGTTTTGCGGGAACCGATGTTTTTCAAAAGATTTTTTCAAGAATCTTGGAAGAAGCCTTTCAACACGGGCTTGTGGATCCAAGTGTCGTATTTGTCGATTCTACTCATGTGAAGGCGAGTGCGAACAAAAGAAAATTCACAACAGAAATGGCAGAAGTGGAAGCGAAAGCTTATCAAGATGAATTAGAAAAAGAAATTGAGCGAGATCGCATCGCTCATGGGAAATCCCCACTACCGCCAGAAAATGATAAAAAAAAACGAGAAATCAAAGTCAGTAAAACAGATCCAGACAGTGGGATGTTTGTGAAAAATGAACGTGAACGGGTATTTGCTTACTCTTATCACACCGCTTGTGACCGACATGGTTGGATATTACACACGTATGTCACTGCCGCCAATGTTCATGATAGCCAAGCGTTTTTTGAACTGTTTGAGCGAGTGAAGCAAGAAATCAAAGGATGCCCAACAGATGTGTGCATCGATGCCGGATATAAAACGCCAGCGATTGCGAAATACCTATTAGAACAAGAGATCCATCCGATTTGGCCATATACTCGTCCAAAGACGAAAGATGGGTTCTTCCGAAAATCTGAATTTGCATATGACGAGCATTTTGACTGTTACCTTTGTCCCAATCACCAAGTGTTATCTTATTCAACAACGAATCGGGAAGGCTATCGGGAGTATAAATCAGATCCATCCATCTGTCAGGGATGTCCATCCCTTCAAAAGTGTACAGCAAGCAAAAATCATACGAAAGTCGTGACACGCCATGTTTGGCAAGAGTATTACGAAGAAGCCGAACATTTACGATATGTACCAGAACATCGCGAGTTGTATGAATTAAGGAAACAGACGATTGAACGGAATTTTGCAGATTTAAAAGAGAAGCATGGTCTGCGCTGGACGAATTACCGAGGATTGGAAAGAAACCAGATGCAGGCGATGCTTGTTTGTGCTGCCATGAATTTAAAGAAATTGGCGAACTACTTGTGGAGAAAGGGCCTCTCCTTTCTGTATGTATTCGAGTATGCATCTATTTTGGTTCGTTCATCAAGAAAAACAACCTTAAAAATGGAACAAAATGGTTATAAGACAACTGTCTTATAA